From a single Arachis hypogaea cultivar Tifrunner chromosome 3, arahy.Tifrunner.gnm2.J5K5, whole genome shotgun sequence genomic region:
- the LOC112789424 gene encoding DNA topoisomerase 2: MESQPKKRPLQSSNNANIPTATAGNGNGDGKTIEEMYQKKTQLEHILLRPDTYVGSIEKHTQSLWVYSENNEMVHRSITYVPGLYKIFDEILVNAADNKQRDPSMNSVKVTIDAEENLITVFNNGDGVPVEIHQEEKVYVPELIFGHLLTSSNYDDNVKKTTGGRNGYGAKLTNIFSTQFIIETADGKRQKKYKQVFSENMGKKSEPSITKCKVGENWTKVSFKPDLDKFKMSYLEEDVVALMKKRVVDLAGCLGKTVKVELNGQLIRIKSFREYADLYLKSAEKNRPVPLPRIHAKVGDRWEICVSLSDGQFQQVSFVNSIATIKGGTHVDYVTNQITSYVMNKVNKKKKDANVKAHNVKNHLWVFVNALIDNPAFDSQTKETLTTRQNSFGSKCDIPESMLKEVTNSGIMDILLSWADFKQSKDLKKSDGTKSQRVRGIVKLEDANDAGGKSSDKCTLILTEGDSAKALAMAGLSVVGRDHYGVFPLRGKLLNVREASSKQILENEEIQNIKKILGLQQNKEYTNVKSLRYGHLMIMADQDFDGSHVKGLLINFIHSFWPSLLKVPTFMVEFTTPIIRATHSNGTKLSFYSMPDYESWRESLGNSASGWKIKYYKGLGTSTPQEGREYFRDLEKHRKDFVWEDDYDGDAIELAFSKKKAEDRKTWIRNFEPGTCRDHRAKHISYRDFVDKELILFSRADLQRSIPSMIDGLKPSQRKILFCSFKKKLTKEIKVAQFIGYVSEQSAYHHGEQSLASTIIGMAQDFVGSNNINLLKPNGQFGTRNLGGKDHASARYIYTELNPITRRLFPEDDDNLVDYLNEDGKSIEPNWYIPVIPLVLVNGSEGIGVGWSSYIPNYNPREIIANVRRMMNGETMIPMDPWYRGYKGTIEKSAKEGGYIVNGMVEEINEQTFRITELPIRKWTQDYKQFLESLTDGSPTVKDPLIEDFRQNGDDATIDIEVRMKLEKVPMVMQEGLLKKFKLSSSISTSNMHLFDAEGKIKKYDNPEQILEEFFPLRLEYYVRRKKYKLDNLERVLLTLDNKVRFILGVVNGEIIVSNRRKADLLIELKQKGFTPMPRKGKSAEPQVAGDNDDNPEEQETESVNVEGARVGDYEYLLSMPIGTLTLESVQKLLAEKDEKEKEYEILKATPPKSMWMEDLDQLEKKLDELETKEAEEERKRSSQANKKTSTRAVTTKASKKPRQKNIKKANVIEEEAEDISNSSMERENAPEVAKPKGRVGSKKEPIKMVDEEIQSLQERLAAYNFAASAAMQFEQSADDNVAKKEYNKRGGAKKKASSNLVLDISGSDNDENDDGELERQQPAAPEAVKKKGGRKPAAQNAKKPPATIRKRGASKKESELLGQKFITDMLKPAESSGNSSPEKKVRKMRESPFNKKSGSVLSNAQKEGTGSGEMSFGSASSASASIMEEVIEAAPSAVRNRPQRANRTQAKYVMSESESDNDDDDDDDDANATDDSDFNEDE, from the exons ATGGAATCGCAGCCGAAGAAGCGACCGCTACAGAGCAGCAACAATGCAAACATCCCAACCGCCACCGCAGGCAATGGCAACGGCGACGGCAAAACCATTGAAGAAATGTATCAGAAGAAGACGCAGCTGGAGCACATTCTTCTCCGCCCTGACACCTACGTCGGATCCATAGAGAAGCACACACAGTCCCTATGGGTTTACAGCGAGAACAATGAGATGGTACACCGATCCATCACCTACGTCCCTGGCCTCTACAAGATCTTCGACGAGATCCTCGTTAACGCTGCAGATAACAAGCAGAGAGATCCGTCCATGAACTCCGTTAAGGTTACAATTGACGCCGAGGAGAATCTCATAACGGTTTTTAATAACGGAGACGGAGTTCCCGTTGAGATCCATCAAGAGGAGAAGGTATATGTGCCGGAGCTTATCTTTGGACACTTGCTGACGAGTAGCAACTACGACGATAACGTGAAGAAGACCACCGGTGGAAGAAACGGTTATGGCGCCAAGTTGACGAACATCTTCTCGACGCAATTCATAATCGAGACTGCTGACGGAAAGCGACAGAAGAAGTACAAGCAG GTGTTCTCGGAAAATATGGGGAAGAAATCAGAGCCATCAATAACGAAGTGCAAAGTAGGTGAGAATTGGACCAAGGTTTCATTTAAACCTGATTTGGATAAGTTCAAGATGAGCTATTTGGAAGAGGATGTTGTTGCTTTGATGAAGAAGAGGGTGGTTGACTTGGCTGGGTGCCTTGGGAAAACTGTCAAGGTTGAACTCAATGGCCAATTGATTCGTATAAAGTCCTTTCGTGAATATGCTGATCTCTATCTGAAGTCCGCTGAGAAAAACCGACCAGTTCCCCTTCCAAG GATTCACGCAAAAGTGGGTGATAGGTGGGAGATTTGTGTAAGTCTAAGCGATGGACAGTTTCAACAG GTCAGCTTTGTGAATTCAATTGCCACAATCAAGGGTGGTACTCACGTTGATTATGTTACTAATCAGATCACAAGCTATGTGATGAATAaagtgaataagaaaaaaaaggatgCCAATGTTAAGGCGCACAATGTCAAGAATCATTTATGGGTTTTTGTCAATGCTCTCATTGACAATCCTGCCTTCGATTCCCAAACTAAAGAAACTCTTACAACTCGTCAAAATAGTTTTGGTTCAAAATGTGATATCCCAGAATCAATGCTGAAAGAAG TTACAAATTCTGGGATAATGGATATCCTCCTATCATGGGCTgattttaaacaaagcaaagatttgAAGAAATCTGATGGAACAAAGTCTCAAAGAGTTCGTGGGATTGTAAAGCTAGAGGATGCTAATGACGCAGGAGGAAAGAGCTCAGATAAGTGCACCTTGATATTGACAGAGGGTGATTCTGCTAAGGCCCTTGCG ATGGCCGGGCTCTCTGTAGTTGGCCGAGATCATTATGGCGTGTTTCCTTTGAGAGGCAAATTACTCAATGTGCGGGAAGCCAGCAGCAAACAGATActtgaaaatgaagaaattcaaaatatcaagaaaattcTTGGACTGCAGCAAAACAAGGAGTATACCAACGTCAAGTCTTTAAGATACGGTCATTTGATGATAATGGCTGATCAG GATTTTGATGGTTCGCACGTCAAAGGGTTACTAATAAACTTCATTCATTCATTTTGGCCGTCACTACTAAAAGTTCCTACATTCATGGTTGAATTTACTACTCCTATAATAAGG GCTACTCACTCAAACGGGacaaaattatcattttattcGATGCCTGATTATGAGTCCTGGAGAGAAAGTTTGGGAAACAGTGCAAGTGGTTGGAAGATAAAATATTACAAG GGTCTGGGTACAAGCACTCCTCAAGAAGGTAGAGAGTACTTTCGAGATCTTGAAAAACACAGGAAGGACTTTGTTTGGGAAGATGACTATGATGGGGACGCAATTGAGCTGGCATTTAGTAAGAAGAAAGCTGAAGATAGAAAGACATGGATTCGTAACTTTGAG CCTGGCACTTGCCGTGATCATAGGGCAAAGCATATAAGTTACAGAGACTTTGTTGACAAAGAGCTAATACTCTTCTCCAGGGCAGATCTCCAAAGGTCCATTCCCTCGATGATTGATGGCCTCAAGCCCAGTCAAAGGAAGATTCTTTTTTGCTCATTTAAAAAGAAGTTGACCAAAGAAATAAAAGTAGCCCAATTCATTGGTTATGTGTCTGAGCAGTCAGCATACCACCATGGAGAGCAAAGTCTTGCTAGCACCATCATCGGAATGGCACAGGATTTTGTTGGCAGCAACAACATTAACCTTCTTAAACCAAATGGTCAATTTGGTACACGTAACTTG GGTGGTAAAGATCATGCAAGTGCTAGGTACATCTACACAGAACTAAATCCTATTACTCGGCGCCTCTTCCCCGAAGATGATGATAACCTTGTTGACTACTTGAACGAGGATGGGAAGTCAATTGAACCGAATTG GTATATACCTGTTATACCATTGGTTCTCGTAAATGGAAGTGAGGGTATTGGGGTTGGCTGGAGTTCTTACATTCCTAATTATAATCCAAGAGAGATTATTGCCAATGTCAGGCGCATGATGAATGGTGAGACGATGATTCCAATGGATCCATGGTATAGAGGATACAAAGGAACCAttgagaaaagtgccaaggaagGTGGGTACATAGTCAATGGCATGGTGGAGGAAATAAATGAGCAGACTTTCAGGATCACAGAGCTGCCTATCCGTAAGTGGACTCAGGATTATAAACAGTTCCTTGAATCTCTAACTGATGGGTCACCTACTGTAAAGGATCCTCTCATTGAG GATTTCAGGCAGAATGGTGATGATGCTACCATTGACATAGAAGTCCGAATGAAGCTGGAAAAAGTACCAATGGTCATGCAAGAGGGGTTGttgaagaaatttaaattgtCCAGTTCTATTAGCACAAGCAACATGCATCTTTTTGATGCAGAAGGGAAGATTAAGAAATATGACAACCCAGAACAAA TTCTTGAAGAATTCTTTCCTCTTAGGCTGGAGTATTATGTGAGAAGGAAG AAATATAAACTGGATAATCTTGAACGAGTTTTGTTGACACTGGATAACAAAGTGAGGTTTATATTAGGGGTTGTTAATGGAGAGATTATTGTGAGCAATAGGAGAAAAGCTGATTTGTTGATAGAGCTGAAGCAGAAGGGTTTCACTCCCATGCCAAGGAAAGGTAAATCTGCAGAACCACAAGTTGCTGGGGACAATGATGACAATCCCGAAGAGCAGGAAACCGAGTCTGTCAATGTTGAAGGAGCAAGAGTTGGCGACTATGAATATTTACTATCCATGCCAATTGGAACTTTAACACTCGAAAGTGTTCAGAAGCTACTAGCAGAAAAAGATGAAAAGGAGAAGGAGTATGAGATTTTGAAGGCAACACCACCAAAGTCCATGTGGATGGAGGATCTGGATCAGCTCGAGAAGAAACTGGAT GAACTGGAGACCAAAGAAGCAGAGGAAGAACGAAAGAGATCGAGTCAAGCAAACAAAAAGACATCTACTCGTGCTGTTACCACAAAAGCATCTAAGAAACCACGGCAGAAGAATATTAAGAAGGCCAACGTTATTGAGGAGGAAGCCGAAGACATATCGAATTCCTCAATGGAAAGAG AGAATGCTCCTGAGGTCGCTAAACCGAAAGGCAGGGTTGGTTCCAAAAAAGAGCCTATAAAAATG GTTGATGAAGAAATTCAGTCTCTTCAAGAACGCCTTGCTGCATATAACTTTGCAGCATCTGCAG CCATGCAATTTGAGCAATCAGCTGATGATAATGTTGCGAAGAAAGAGTACAACAAAAGGGGTGGCGCCAAAAAGAAGGCATCGTCTAACTTAGTGTTGGACATTTCTGGTAGTGACaatgatgagaatgatgatggagAATTAGAAAGACAACAGCCGGCCGCTCCggaagcagtgaaaaagaagggTGGGAGAAAACCTGCTGCCCAGAATGCGAAGAAGCCTCCTGCAACCATCCGGAAGAGAGGTGCAAGCAAAAAGGAATCTGAGTTACTTGGACAGAAATTCATAACTGATATGTTGAAGCCAGCCGAAAGTTCAGGGAATTCTTCGCCGGAGAAGAAGGTGAGGAAGATGAGGGAGTCTCCATTCAACAAGAAGAGTGGTTCTGTGCTAAGTAATGCGCAAAAAGAAGGAACTGGCAGTGGGGAAATGTCTTTTGGTTCTGCTTCTTCAGCCTCAGCGAGCATTATGGAGGAAGTGATTGAGGCAGCGCCATCTGCAGTAAGAAATAGACCTCAGCGAGCTAATAGGACGCAAGCCAAATACGTGATGAGCGAATCCGAAAGTGacaacgatgatgatgatgatgatgatgatgctaacGCAACCGATGATTCTGACTTCAACGAGGATGAATAA
- the LOC112789425 gene encoding protein OBERON 4 produces the protein MKRLRSSEDLHSYGDKNGCKDSNLNRSFSSSQRNFYYKPDSAPRKGSLSSSSSSRHDRDRTLDEDREGSRVIRKRSEHDFDGFDRRKGFDRYRDGGGYGGGGGGGDRSLIHRSESFCGGSRREFPKGFRSERDRPRREGSVSSWRRGLKDFDENGGGSRGSSRVSSTAEERVVRSPKGLRDVKSPTWSKDSESEQSKKRSSSPRVSLRDDKSKSKSKSPTWSKDSESEQSKSCERSKSVEQFKSVEQSKNVEQPKSVEQSKSIEVKKTEELQVQSGSSSEMEEGELEPEPAPAPVPQAEPEAALKVASESEERKDSALLENAEKEVMNECEVNATKAAKGDTQLYEEKPNMDIDSEVKNAEKEADKVQDVQDNPAKDVPVANTEVKLARDVVNRKEECLKADDSECKEETKKDAYLAMSVVNEEEQKQDKAVDLKASAGLDKPELNDEVSKENEAPKEVNREFMAEGVANNIKDKGKSVSVTPTNVAHSSEDGLWTDRGSRDLATCSADVMDGPSTRGFELFSRSPVRKPEKKEQSGLSKKDDGLGMEQLDLSLSLPNVLLPIGSHEMATQAPGSPSQARSVQSLSTTFCTNSDGFTASMSFSGSQSLYHNPSCSLTKNVVDYEQSVGSRPLFQGIDWQSLSQNDPKHKEVPYSKITSANGNGSFYQSQASWGVLDGQVVKGQQSRVLEGSSKMGSGLDRQLSFQKQFSGQSRRHDDVRSPTHSAGSHDIGSNYSREKKGEAKDRSSGSLYRTTSQKEQEQILMGGIDFVETIIAKLVSEPVNATTRKFHEMGGQPVAFLKEGIREIMLNPDKHGQILAFQKVLQNRSDITVDVLLKCHRVQLEILVALKTGLTHYLHIDNSIPSSDLAQVFLNLRCRNLSCRSQLPVDECDCKVCTQKSGFCRECMCLVCSKFDNASNTCSWVGCDVCLHWCHTDCGLRESYIRNGHSTTGTRGMTEMQFHCIACDHPSEMFGFVKEVFQNFAKDWPVETLCKELEYVKRIFNASKDMRGRQLHEIADQMLPRLVNKSNLSEVLRHVMSFLVDGDSSKLAMATNLSGKERSKEIKGVAGPSQEASWLKSTYSEKKPVLERPANILTSFDQNDKRTLAPELQMSIVPKDFCFDELESVVKIKQAEAKMFQSRADDARREAEGLKRIALAKSEKIDEEYTQRIAKLRLGETEEMRRQKLEELQALERAHLEYFNMKRRMEADIKDLLSKMEATKRSLAL, from the exons ATGAAGCGATTGAGGTCAAGCGAAGATCTCCACTCGTACGGTGACAAGAATGGCTGCAAGGATTCGAATCTGAACCGGTCATTTTCGTCGTCGCAGCGAAACTTCTACTATAAGCCTGACAGTGCACCGCGGAAAGGCTCGCTATCTTCGTCATCGTCTTCTCGCCATGACAGAGATCGAACGTTGGATGAGGATCGGGAGGGTTCAAGGGTGATTCGGAAGCGATCGGAACATGATTTCGACGGTTTCGATCGGAGGAAGGGGTTTGATCGGTACAGAGACGGTGGCGGTTACGGCGGCGGTGGAGGAGGAGGAGATAGAAGTTTGATTCACCGGTCAGAGAGCTTCTGCGGAGGTTCGAGGAGGGAGTTTCCGAAGGGGTTCCGGTCGGAGAGGGACCGGCCGAGGAGGGAAGGCAGCGTGTCTTCGTGGCGGAGAGGGTTGAAGGATTTTGATGAGAACGGTGGCGGAAGCAGAGGGAGTAGTAGAGTTTCTTCGACGGCAGAGGAGAGGGTGGTGAGGTCGCCGAAGGGTTTGAGGGATGTGAAGTCGCCGACATGGTCGAAGGACTCAGAAAGTGAGCAATCGAAGAAGAGGTCTTCGTCTCCGAGAGTATCGCTGAGAGATGACAAGTCCAAGTCCAAGTCTAAGTCACCAACTTGGTCCAAGGACTCAGAAAGTGAGCAATCAAAAAGTTGTGAGCGGTCCAAGAGTGTTGAGCAGTTTAAGAGCGTTGAGCAGTCTAAGAATGTTGAGCAACCCAAGAGTGTTGAGCAGTCGAAGAGCATTGAGGTGAAGAAAACCGAGGAGTTGCAGGTTCAGAGTGGAAGCAGCAGTGAAATGGAAGAAGGGGAGTTAGAACCTGAGCCTGCTCCTGCTCCTGTTCCTCAGGCTGAACCAGAGGCGGCTCTCAAAGTTGCTTCTGAAAGTGAAGAACGCAAGGATTCTGCCCTTTTGGAGAATGCTGAGAAGGAAGTCATGAATGAATGTGAGGTCAATGCTACAAAGGCTGCAAAGGGCGATACACAATTATATGAGGAAAAACCTAATATGGACATTGATTCTGAGGTGAAAAATGCAGAAAAGGAAGCCGATAAGGTGCAAGATGTTCAAGACAATCCTGCGAAGGATGTTCCTGTTGCTAATACTGAAGTCAAACTGGCTCGTGATGTTGTTAATAGAAAAGAGGAGTGTTTGAAGGCTGACGATTCTGAGTGCAAGGAGGAAACAAAGAAGGATGCATATTTGGCGATGTCTGTGGTTAACGAAGAGGAGCAGAAACAGGACAAGGCTGTAGATTTAAAAGCTAGCGCAGGTCTtgacaaaccagagttaaatgatGAAGTCTCAAAAGAGAATGAAGCTCCAAAAGAAGTGAATAGGGAATTCATGGCGGAGGGTGTGGCCAACAACATCAAGGATAAAGGGAAAAGCGTCTCTGTTACCCCAACTAATGTTGCCCATTCTTCAGAAGATGGCTTGTGGACTGATAGAGGATCAAGAGATCTTGCCACATGCTCTGCTGATGTTATGGACGGCCCTAGCACCAGAGGATTCGAGTTATTTTCTAGATCTCCTGTCAGAAAACCGGAGAAAAAGGAGCAGTCAGGTCTCAGCAAGAAGGATGATGGTCTTGGAATGGAGCAGCTTGATCTTTCTCTTAGCTTACCAAATGTTCTGTTACCTATTGGTTCTCATGAGATGGCAACGCAAGCCCCTGGATCCCCCAGTCAAGCTCGGAGTGTGCAGTCTTTAAGTACTACATTTTGTACCAACTCAGATGGTTTTACTGCATCAATGTCTTTTTCAGGTTCCCAATCTCTCTACCACAATCCAAGCTGTTCTCTAACAAAAAATGTAGTTGACTATGAACAATCTGTTGGCAGCCGCCCCTTATTTCAGGGAATTGATTGGCAAAGCCTATCTCAGAATGATCCCAAACATAAAGAAGTTCCTTATAGCAAGATAACTTCTGCAAATGGAAATGGTTCATTTTACCAATCTCAAGCATCATGGGGTGTTTTAGATGGTCAAGTTGTGAAGGGTCAACAATCTAGGGTCCTAGAAGGAAGCTCAAAAATGGGCAGCGGACTTGACAGGCAATTGAGTTTTCAGAAGCAGTTTTCGGGACAGTCAAGACGCCATGATGATGTTAGATCTCCTACACACAGTGCTGGGTCTCATGACATTGGGTCAAATTATAGTCGTGAGAAAAAGGGGGAAGCCAAGGATAGGAGTAGTGGTAGTTTGTATCGAACTACTAGCCAAAAGGAGCAAGAACAAATTCTGATGGGTGGAATTGACTTTGTTGAGACTATCATTGCAAAACTGGTTTCTGAACCAGTGAATGCGACGACTCGAAAGTTCCATGAAATGGGAGGACAGCCTGTAGCGTTTCTGAAGGAGGGCATTAGGGAAATCATGCTTAATCCAGATAAGCACGGGCAAATACTTGCTTTTCAAAAAGTTCTGCAGAATAGGTCTGACATAACCGTGGATGTCTTACTAAAGTGTCATCGAGTACAACTGGAAATTTTGGTTGCTTTAAAAACTGGTTTAACCCATTATCTTCACATAGACAACAGCATTCCATCTTCTGATTTAGCTCAAGTTTTTCTGAACCTAAGATGTAGGAATCTTTCATGTCGAAGCCAATTGCCTGTGGATGAATGCGATTGCAAGGTTTGTACACAGAAGAGTGGTTTTTGCAGGGAATGCATGTGTCTGGTGTGTTCTAAGTTTGACAACGCATCAAATACATGTAGTTGGGTTGGGTGTGATGTTTGCCTTCACTGGTGTCATACTGACTGTGGGTTACGGGAGTCTTATATTAGAAATGGTCACAGTACTACTGGGACAAGAGGAATGACAGAGATGCAGTTTCATTGTATTGCTTGTGATCACCCGTCTGAGATGTTTGGCTTTGTCAAGGAGGTGTTTCAAAATTTTGCAAAAGATTGGCCAGTTGAAACCCTCTGCAAGGAGCTTGAATATGTGAAGAGAATTTTTAATGCCAGCAAGGACATGAGAGGGAGACAACTGCATGAGATTGCAGATCAAATGCTACCAAGGCTGGTAAACAAGTCGAACCTTTCTGAGGTTTTGAGGCACGTAATGTCTTTCCTTGTTG ATGGGGATTCTTCCAAATTAGCCATGGCTACAAACTTATCTGGGAAGGAACGAAGTAAGGAAATCAAAGGGGTAGCTGGGCCAAGCCAGGAAGCTTCTTGGCTGAAATCTACTTATTCGGAGAAGAAACCTGTGTTAGAAAGGCCAGCAAACATCCTTACCAGCTTTGATCAAAATGATAAAAGGACACTGGCGCCTGAGCTGCAAATGAGCATTGTCCCAAAAGACTTCTGTTTTGATGAATTGGAGAGTGTAGTTAAAATCAAACAAGCAGAGGCTAAAATGTTTCAGTCACGTGCTGATGATGCAAGAAGAGAAGCTGAAGGGTTGAAACGTATTGCCCTTGCAAAGAGTGAGAAAATTGATGAAGAGTATACTCAGCGAATTGCGAAGCTGCGACTGGGTGAGACAGAGGAAATGCGTAGGCAGAAACTCGAAGAACTTCAAGCATTAGAACGGGCACATCTGGAGTATTTCAACATGAAAAGGAGAATGGAGGCAGACATTAAAGATCTTTTATCTAAAATGGAAGCTACTAAAAGGAGTCTTGCCCTGTGA